CGCGAAGGCCGCAGAGCAGGAGTAGGGGGAAGCACGATGGAATTCGGTGTGCTGGGACCGCTGTACGTCCGGGTGGACGGGGAGACGACCGCCCCGAGCGCCCCGAAGCTGCGCAACGTACTGGCGATGCTGCTCGTCCACACGGGACAGGTGGTGCCCGTGCCCTCACTGGTACGGGATCTGTGGGACGACGACCCGCCCGTCAGCGGTCTGACCACGCTGCAGACGTACATCCTGAACCTGCGCAAGATGTTCTCCGCGGTCACCGGGCTGACCACCGACGAGGTGGCCCGCGACATCCTGGTGACCCGCGCGGGCGGATACGTGCTGGCCGCCGAGGCGGGCGCGCTCGACCTGCACCGCTACCGCCGTCTGGTGACCTCCGGCCGGGAGGCGCTGGTACGCGGCGACGACGCGGCCGGGGTACGGGACCTGAACGAGGCGCTCCTGATGTGGCGGGGCCCCGCGCTGGTCGACGTACCGGCCGGGCGGGTGCTGGAGAGCCGGCGCCGGCAGCTGGAGGAGTCCCGGCTCGCCGCCTTCGAGTACCTGGTCGACGTGGAGCTGCGGCTCGGCATGTACCGCGAGGTGCTGGCCGAGCTGGCGGCCCTCACGGTGGAGAACCCGCTGCACGAGGGCCTGCACGGCCAGTACATGTGGGCCCTGCACCTCAGTGGCCGCAGGGCCCAGGCGCTGCAGGTCTTCCACCGGCTGCGGGGCGCGCTGGTCGCGGGTCTCGGCCTGGAACCCGGGCCCCAGGTGCAGCGGCTGCACCGGGCGGTGCTGAACGCGGACACCGACTTCGAGCCCCGGTTCGCCGTGGGCCGGGCCCCGGTCGCGGTCGCGGCCAGCGCGTTCGGCGGGGCCCGCCCCTACTGACGTACCGGTGTCCGTACGGCGGGCGGGTATTCAAATTTGATTGCGTCGCCGGGTCCAGCGTGACTAGGGTGAAGCTAGACAAATTTGATTAGCTGGGAAGGGTGGAGGGGTCATGCCCGAGGAGCACGAGTCGGAGCAGCAGGAACAGCCCGACGAGACGCCCGTCGACAGTCCGACGGGCTGGGTCGCCGCGCACATACGCCGCTACGACCGCAGCGGCGGCAAGGAGGGGGCGAAGTGGTACGGGCTCGACACCCTGCTCCTCACCACCCGCGGCCGGAAATCGGGAAAGCTGCGCCGCACCGCGGTGATCTACGGCCGGGACGGCGACAACGTCGTCGTGGTCGGCTCGAACGGCGGAAAGCCCGAGCATCCGCTCTGGTATCTCAATCTCGTCGCCTCGCCCGAAGCCCATGTCCAGATCGGTGAGGAACATCTCGACGTGCGCGCCCGCACGGCGACCGCCGAGGAGAAGCCGGAACTCTGGAAGCTCATGACGGGTCTTTTCCCGCAGTACAAGAGTTACCAGAAGAAGACCACCAGGGAAATTCCCGTGGTGATTCTGGAGCCCGTCGAGAAGTAACCGCAGACGGTGCACGCCAGACATTGCATGCACGGAAAGGGAAGGTGTCTGTGTTGAACGAATTCACGCGCCGTGGTTTTCTCGGCAGCGCGGCGGCGGTCGGCGGGGCCACGGTGGTCACCACGGCCGTCCCCGGTGTCCAGGCAGCCGAGGCCGCCGTACCGGAAGCGGCACAGGGCGGCGCGTGCGGCGCCAGGACCGGGCTCGTCCAGGTGGACCGGACGGACCGGCGCTACCAGGACCTGGTCAGCCGGGGATTCAACGGACGGTTCCGCGGCAAGCCCGACGCCGTGTACGTCGTGCACACCGCGGACCAGGTCGTCGACGCGGTGAACCGCGCCCTGGACGCGGGCCGGCGGATCGCGGTGCGCAGCGGCGGCCACTGCTTCGAGGGCTTCGTGGACGACCCCGCCGTACGGGCCGTCATCGACATGTCCGAGATGCGGCAGGTCTTCTACGACTCCGCCAAGCGGGCGTTCGCCGTCGAACCCGGGGCCACCCTGGGGGAGGCGTACCGCACCCTGTACCTCGACTGGGGCGTGACCATCCCGGCGGGCGTCTGCCCGCAGGTGGGCGTCGGCGGCCATGTGCTGGGCGGCGGCTACGGCCCGCTCTCCCGCCGCGACGGAGTGGTGGCCGACCACCTCCACGCCGTCGAGGTCGTCGTCGTGGACGCCTCCGGCCGGGCCCGCAAGGTCGTGGCCACCAACGCGGCCGGCGACCCCAACCGCGAGCTGTGGTGGGCCCACACCGGGGGCGGCGGCGGCAACTTCGGCATCGTCACCCGGTACTGGTTCCGTACGCCCGGGGCCACCGGCAACGACCCGTCCGGGCTGCTGCCCAAGGCGCCGAAGTCGACCCTGCGGCACATCGTGACCTGGGAGTGGTCCGCCCTCACCGAGAAGGCGTTCACCCGGATCATCGACAACCACGGGGCCTGGCACCAGCGCAACAGCGCCGCCGACACCCCGTACGCCAGTCTGCACAGCGTCTTCTACCTCAACAGCAAGGCGGCCGGGCAGATCCTGCTGGACGTCCAGATCGACGGCGGACTGGACGGCGCCGAGGGGCTGCTGAACGACTTCGTGGCCGCGATCAACGAGGGCACGGGCGTGGAACCCGCCGTCCAGCGGAGCACGGAACCGTGGCTGCGGGCCACGCTGGCCAACAAGTTCGACACCGGCGGGTTCGACCGGACCAAGTCCAAGGGCGCGTATCTGCGCAAGCCGTGGACCGACGCCCAGGCCGCCACCCTCTACAAGTATCTGAGCGCCGACACCCAGGTGTGGGGCGAGGTCTCGCTCTACTCGTACGGCGCGAAGGTCAACTCCGTTGCGGAGACGGCCACCGCCACCGCCCAGCGCGACTCCATCATCAAGGTGTGGATGTCGGCCACGTGGATGGATCCCACGCAGGACGACACCAACCTCGCCTGGATCCGGGAGATCTACCGCGACGTCTTCGCCACCACCGGCGGCGTCCCGGTGCCCGACGACCGTACCGAGGGCACCTTCATCAACTACCCCGACATCGATCTGGCCGACCCGCGGTGGAACACCTCCGGAGTTCCCTGGCACACGCTCTACTACAAGGGGAACTACCCGCGCCTGCAGAAGGTCAAGGCGCGCTGGGACCCCAAGAACGTCTTCCGGCACGCGCTGTCCGTACGGCTGCCCGACTGACGACGGGACGACTGACGACGGGACAACCCGGACGACGAAAGGGGGCGGTGGCCGCGGATCGCGGCCACCGCCCCCTTTCGTCGTCCCGCCTGCGGTCAGCCGCGGTCCGCGAGGAACAGGCCGCGGCCCGACTGGATGCCCTCCACGTAGGCGACCTTCAGCCCGGCCCGGGTGAACGCCTCCTCGTACTCGGCCCGGGTGAACAGCCTCAGCGCGTGGCTCTCCGCGAAGTGCCGCACACCGCTGTCGGGGTCGCCCACCACGTAGTGCACGACCATGTGCGAGGTGTGCCCCTGGCGCTCCGTGTGGGAGACGCGGGTCAGCGTCCGCCGTCCCACGGTCACGGTGTCCCCGCTGACATGGCGGTCGAGGGCCGTCTCCAGGAACCACCACGGGTCCACCGCCACGACACCGCCGGGTGCCAGGTGCCCGGCGAACGACCGCAGGGTCGCGGTGAGTTCCGCGGTGTCCTTCAGATAGGCGATCGAGCCGAACATGCAGGTGATCGCGTCGTAGGAGCGGCCCAGGGCGAGGTCGCGCATGTCACCGCCGTGCAGGACGGCGGCGGGCACCGCGCCGCGGGCCATCGTCAGCATCGCGTCGGACAGTTCGAGGCCCTCGACCTTGTCGAAGAGCTGGGCGAAGTGCCGCAGGTGCGCGCCGGTGCCGCAGGCGACGTCCAGGAGCGAGGCCGCCGCGGGGTTGCGGGCCCGTACGAGCCCCGCGACGGTGGCGGCCTCCACCCGGTAGTCCTTGCCGCGCGACTCGTGCAGCAACTCGTAGATCTCGGCCATCCCGGCTCCGTACATGGCGAACTCCCCTCCTCAGCCGGCACTGCCGGCACTGCTGGAACCGTCGGCGCCGGTGGCACCGGCCTCGCCGTCGCCGCTGAATCCGTCGACGTGTTCCGCCGCCCAGCTCGCGAACGTCCGGGCCTCCCGCCCGGTGACCTGGCGCACCACATCGGTCACCGGCCCCGGGGTGACGGCCGACCCGGCGAGGTAGTCCAGCAGCATCTCGACGACCGGCGGCGGCATGACGGCGCTCATGGCCTCCCGCCCGGCCTCCCGGCTCAGCTCCTCGAAGCGGATGTCCCGGCCGATCGCCTCCGCGATCACGGCCACCTGCTCGACCTGGGTCAGCGCCCGGGGCCCCGTCACCAGGTACCGGGCGCCCGCGTGGCCGTCCTCAAGGAGGGCGGTCGCCACCACCGCCGCGATGTCCGCCTCATGGACGATCGCGCGGGCGGCCCCGCCGTAGGGGGCGCGCACGACGCCCTCCGTACGGATGGAGTCGCCCCACTTCCAGAGGGTGTTGCCGGCGAACTCGTCGGGGCGTACGAAGGTCCAGTCCGCCCCGCTGTCCTCGACGGCCCGTTCCACCGCGCGGTGGTGCTGGTGGCTGGGGTTGCTCTCGTCGTCGAGCACCGAACTGGACGACAGGACGACGATGTGCCCGACCCCCGCCTTGCGGGCGAGCGCCGCGACCTCGTGGGCGGTCTCCGGCACCGGGAAGAGGTACATCCGGTCGATGCCCTCCAGGGCGGCGGGCAGGGTGTGCGGCTGCTCCAGGTCGCCCTCGACGACCTCGACGCCGGCCGGCAGCGCGGCGGTCGCGGGGGTCCGGGTGAGCGCCCGCACGTGGTGCCCGGAGGCCGCCAGGCTCCGGGCGACATGGCGTCCCACCTTGCCCGTGGCACCGGTCAACAGGATGTTCAAGGCCCCTCCTCGGCGTACGAAACGGTGCTCCCCGGCCGCGCCGCGCCGATGCGCCGTGCGGTGCCGGGGAGGCGGTTCCAGGGGCCCAGGCTGTCGCGGCGGGCTAGAGGACTCCGTGAGCCCCGCTGGACTTGGGCGGACCCCGGCGGGTGCCGGGCGGCATCCGGCACCGCTCCAGCGGGACTTGAGCGGTCCTGCAGCCGTTCTCAGGCGGGTCAGGGGCAGTCTGGCCTGACATCGTCCGCGAGACTGTGAGGAATCGCCATGTCAATGGCCGAGCGCAAGGCCCTGTGTCTGGAAATGGTCGCCGCCTGGAACCGGTGGGACCTGAGCGGGATCATCAAGCACTGGTCGCCGGACATCGTGCACTACTCCGAGGACACCGAGGTGAGT
This sequence is a window from Streptomyces ortus. Protein-coding genes within it:
- a CDS encoding AfsR/SARP family transcriptional regulator translates to MEFGVLGPLYVRVDGETTAPSAPKLRNVLAMLLVHTGQVVPVPSLVRDLWDDDPPVSGLTTLQTYILNLRKMFSAVTGLTTDEVARDILVTRAGGYVLAAEAGALDLHRYRRLVTSGREALVRGDDAAGVRDLNEALLMWRGPALVDVPAGRVLESRRRQLEESRLAAFEYLVDVELRLGMYREVLAELAALTVENPLHEGLHGQYMWALHLSGRRAQALQVFHRLRGALVAGLGLEPGPQVQRLHRAVLNADTDFEPRFAVGRAPVAVAASAFGGARPY
- a CDS encoding nitroreductase family deazaflavin-dependent oxidoreductase — encoded protein: MPEEHESEQQEQPDETPVDSPTGWVAAHIRRYDRSGGKEGAKWYGLDTLLLTTRGRKSGKLRRTAVIYGRDGDNVVVVGSNGGKPEHPLWYLNLVASPEAHVQIGEEHLDVRARTATAEEKPELWKLMTGLFPQYKSYQKKTTREIPVVILEPVEK
- a CDS encoding FAD-binding oxidoreductase is translated as MNEFTRRGFLGSAAAVGGATVVTTAVPGVQAAEAAVPEAAQGGACGARTGLVQVDRTDRRYQDLVSRGFNGRFRGKPDAVYVVHTADQVVDAVNRALDAGRRIAVRSGGHCFEGFVDDPAVRAVIDMSEMRQVFYDSAKRAFAVEPGATLGEAYRTLYLDWGVTIPAGVCPQVGVGGHVLGGGYGPLSRRDGVVADHLHAVEVVVVDASGRARKVVATNAAGDPNRELWWAHTGGGGGNFGIVTRYWFRTPGATGNDPSGLLPKAPKSTLRHIVTWEWSALTEKAFTRIIDNHGAWHQRNSAADTPYASLHSVFYLNSKAAGQILLDVQIDGGLDGAEGLLNDFVAAINEGTGVEPAVQRSTEPWLRATLANKFDTGGFDRTKSKGAYLRKPWTDAQAATLYKYLSADTQVWGEVSLYSYGAKVNSVAETATATAQRDSIIKVWMSATWMDPTQDDTNLAWIREIYRDVFATTGGVPVPDDRTEGTFINYPDIDLADPRWNTSGVPWHTLYYKGNYPRLQKVKARWDPKNVFRHALSVRLPD
- a CDS encoding class I SAM-dependent DNA methyltransferase, encoding MYGAGMAEIYELLHESRGKDYRVEAATVAGLVRARNPAAASLLDVACGTGAHLRHFAQLFDKVEGLELSDAMLTMARGAVPAAVLHGGDMRDLALGRSYDAITCMFGSIAYLKDTAELTATLRSFAGHLAPGGVVAVDPWWFLETALDRHVSGDTVTVGRRTLTRVSHTERQGHTSHMVVHYVVGDPDSGVRHFAESHALRLFTRAEYEEAFTRAGLKVAYVEGIQSGRGLFLADRG
- a CDS encoding NAD(P)H-binding protein, producing MNILLTGATGKVGRHVARSLAASGHHVRALTRTPATAALPAGVEVVEGDLEQPHTLPAALEGIDRMYLFPVPETAHEVAALARKAGVGHIVVLSSSSVLDDESNPSHQHHRAVERAVEDSGADWTFVRPDEFAGNTLWKWGDSIRTEGVVRAPYGGAARAIVHEADIAAVVATALLEDGHAGARYLVTGPRALTQVEQVAVIAEAIGRDIRFEELSREAGREAMSAVMPPPVVEMLLDYLAGSAVTPGPVTDVVRQVTGREARTFASWAAEHVDGFSGDGEAGATGADGSSSAGSAG